The following DNA comes from Bacteroidetes bacterium SB0662_bin_6.
CAAACCGTTCGAGGGATACCGGATTACCGGGTGCCTCCATGTCACCAAAGAGACCGCTGTGCTGGTTGAGACGTTCGCCGCGTGCGGTGCGGATGTGGCGTGGTCGGGATGCAATCCGCTCAGCACCAACGACGAGGTGGCCGCCGCCCTGGCGCAGGCCGGCATCGAGATCTACGCATGGCATGGACAAAGCGTGGAGGATTTCTACTGGAGCATCGACCGGACGCTGGATATCCCGCCCCATCTGACGCTCGACGACGGCGCCGATCTGATCTTCCGGGTGCATAATGCTTTTCCGGAACTGGCGGACCACATCGTCGGGGGCAGCGAGGAGACGACGACGGGGGTGCACCGCCTGCGCGCCATGGCCGCCGACGGGAAATTGCTGTATCCCGTGTATGCCGTCAACGATGCGGAAACCAAGTGGGATTTCGATAATGTGTACGGCACCGGACAAAGCACGCTGGACGGGATTCTGCGCGCGTCCTCCATTCTTATCGCCGGCAAGAATTTTGTCGTGGCCGGATACGGGCACTGCGGACGCGGGGTCGCGATGCGGGCGAAAGGATTGGGAGCCAATGTGATCGTCACGGAAGTCCGCCCCACCGTGGCTCTCAAGGCCACGCTGGAAGGTTGCCGGGTGATGACGATGGACGAGGCGGCCGCCGTCGGCGACGTGTTCGTAACCGCGACGGGCATGAAGGACGTGATTCGCGGGCGTCACTTCGCCTCCATGAAGGAAGGCGCCGTGGTGTGCAATACCGGGCACTACGACGTCGAACTCAATCTCGAGGAATTGGCCGAATTATCCGAAAAAACGTCCCGGGTCCGCGCCGACAACCGCGAGTATCTGCTGAAGAACGGCAGGACCATTTATGTGCTTGCGGACGGCCGGCTCGTCAATCTGGCCGCTGCCGAGGGGCACCCCTCCGAAGTGATGGACATGAGCTTTGCGAATCAGTTCAATGCGCATCTCAAGCTTGTCCGGACGCACCAGCGGGGAGAGCACCTCGAAAACACGGTCATCGACTTGCCCGAAGCGCTCGATCAGGAAATCGCTTCCGTCAAACTGGAAACGATGGGTATTTCGATAGACAAACTCACCGACGAACAGACGGCGTACGCTACGGATTACTCCGCCGGAACGTAGCGGAACCGCGAAGCCGGGTCAGGCGGTGGAGAAGGGTTTCGGAGGAGCGCCGCCCGGTTTAGTCGGTCTCCCAGGTGAGAATGTCTTCCTCGGATTTTTCCTTGCCCTCCCATTCCTCCGCGTCCGGGAGCCCCTCGATTTTCTCGGTGATATTGTATCCGAGATCGCGCCATTGATTGGCAAGGTGCTCGTTCCATTCCAGGTAATGGGCCCATTCCTCGGGCAACTCATCGTCCGCATAGATCGCTTCGGTCGGACAGACCGGTACGCACGCATTGCAGTCGATGCATTCTTCCGGATGAATGACCAGGAAATTCGGCCCCTGATAAAAGCAATCGACAGGACAGACCTCTACGCAATCGGTATATCTGCAATTGATACACGGTTCTGCAACGACGTACGGCATATCGAAGCGATAAATAATGTGGCAGAAAAGAGGGATTACGGGAAGCCCTTGTACGAACAGGTACGAAGATAAGGTATACCGGGTTGCCCGGACAAGCGCACCCGTTCAATTCGCTTATTCGAACAGGGATTGCGCCGACCCGGACGGTTTCATGCCGAGGTGTTTGTACGCCCGCTCCGTGGCGATGCGTCCCCGCGGCGTTCTTTCCAGAAAGGCTTCCTGAATCAGGTACGGCTCGTAAACTTCCTCGATCGTGCCGGCGTCTTCTCCTACGGAAACGGAAAGATTGTTCAGTCCCGTGGGGCCGCCCCCGAACTTTTCAATGAGCGTTACGAGGATGCGGGTATCCATATCGTCCAGCCCGTGTTCGTCGACATCGAGGGCGTTGAGGGAGTGGTCCGCTGTCTTGCGGTCGATGGTCCCGTCGCCTTCCACTTCGGCGAAATCCCTTGTCCGGCGCAGCAACCGGTTCGCGATGCGCGGCGTGCCGCGGCTCCGGCGCGCGATTTCGAGGGCTCCATCGTCCGTAATCTCTATATCGAGGATATGCGCCGAGCGCACGACGATCCGCTGAAGGAGCGCCGCCGTGTAGTAATCGTACCGGAAATCGATCCCGAATCGCGCCCGAAGGGGCGCCGTGAGAAGCCCTTTCCGGGTCGTGGCGCCAATCAGCGTGAACGGGGGGAGTGCAAGTTTTACGCTCCGCGCGCTGGGCCCCGAATCGATCACGATGTCGATCCGGTAATCTTCCATGGCGGAATAGAGATATTCCTCCACGACGGGGCTGAGCCGGTGAATTTCGTCCACGAAGAGGATATCGCCCTCTTCCAGGTTCGTCAGGATGCCCGCGATGTTCGCCGGTTTTTCCAGGACCGGCCCGCTTGTCGTGCGGATGCCGGTGGCCATTTCCTCCGCAATGATGTACGCAAGCGTCGTTTTGCCTAACCCGGGCGGTCCGGAAAGCAACACATGGTCCAGCGTTTCCTCGCGCCGCTTGGCCGCCGTCATGAAGACCCGCAG
Coding sequences within:
- a CDS encoding adenosylhomocysteinase, whose amino-acid sequence is MDYKKGAYKVHDLGLADSGRRDIAWAESRMPVLMRLREHYAESKPFEGYRITGCLHVTKETAVLVETFAACGADVAWSGCNPLSTNDEVAAALAQAGIEIYAWHGQSVEDFYWSIDRTLDIPPHLTLDDGADLIFRVHNAFPELADHIVGGSEETTTGVHRLRAMAADGKLLYPVYAVNDAETKWDFDNVYGTGQSTLDGILRASSILIAGKNFVVAGYGHCGRGVAMRAKGLGANVIVTEVRPTVALKATLEGCRVMTMDEAAAVGDVFVTATGMKDVIRGRHFASMKEGAVVCNTGHYDVELNLEELAELSEKTSRVRADNREYLLKNGRTIYVLADGRLVNLAAAEGHPSEVMDMSFANQFNAHLKLVRTHQRGEHLENTVIDLPEALDQEIASVKLETMGISIDKLTDEQTAYATDYSAGT
- a CDS encoding ferredoxin family protein, giving the protein MPYVVAEPCINCRYTDCVEVCPVDCFYQGPNFLVIHPEECIDCNACVPVCPTEAIYADDELPEEWAHYLEWNEHLANQWRDLGYNITEKIEGLPDAEEWEGKEKSEEDILTWETD
- the ruvB gene encoding Holliday junction branch migration DNA helicase RuvB, which codes for MTSSEHPGNLSPHPRHSEEDLEKVLRPRTLDDFIGQEKIKENLRVFMTAAKRREETLDHVLLSGPPGLGKTTLAYIIAEEMATGIRTTSGPVLEKPANIAGILTNLEEGDILFVDEIHRLSPVVEEYLYSAMEDYRIDIVIDSGPSARSVKLALPPFTLIGATTRKGLLTAPLRARFGIDFRYDYYTAALLQRIVVRSAHILDIEITDDGALEIARRSRGTPRIANRLLRRTRDFAEVEGDGTIDRKTADHSLNALDVDEHGLDDMDTRILVTLIEKFGGGPTGLNNLSVSVGEDAGTIEEVYEPYLIQEAFLERTPRGRIATERAYKHLGMKPSGSAQSLFE